From Euzebya rosea, one genomic window encodes:
- a CDS encoding HAD-IA family hydrolase produces MTGSDMGRPFDAVIFDVDGTLADTERDGHRPAFNTAFAVHGIDISWDEIEYGRLLRTPGGRQRIVVDLRTRGFPADRVDALAAELHATKTRIFRESVLAGEIGPRPGLPELVTALTEAGIRLAVATTGRRAWVEPLVDHILGAGTVEVTVTGDDVRRLKPHPEVYLRALEGLGITSRSALAMEDSQPGLAASVGAHLATVVVTTNYTSRQDFTGAAMVRPGYDGADPLTYETCQTAHRAWWSARQPER; encoded by the coding sequence GTGACCGGGTCGGACATGGGCCGGCCGTTCGACGCCGTCATCTTCGACGTCGACGGCACACTGGCCGACACCGAACGCGATGGGCATCGGCCGGCGTTCAACACAGCGTTCGCCGTCCACGGAATCGACATCAGCTGGGACGAGATCGAGTACGGCCGGCTCCTCAGGACGCCGGGCGGCCGTCAACGAATCGTCGTGGACCTGCGGACCAGAGGTTTCCCTGCCGACCGCGTGGACGCGTTGGCCGCTGAGCTGCATGCAACGAAGACCCGGATATTCCGGGAGTCGGTCCTCGCCGGCGAGATCGGTCCCCGGCCCGGCCTCCCCGAACTCGTCACCGCCCTCACCGAAGCCGGGATCCGCCTCGCGGTGGCGACCACGGGGCGACGGGCATGGGTTGAACCACTGGTGGATCACATCCTTGGCGCGGGCACCGTGGAAGTGACCGTGACCGGAGACGACGTGCGTCGCCTCAAACCCCACCCGGAGGTCTACCTCCGCGCCCTGGAGGGGCTCGGGATCACGTCGCGGTCCGCACTGGCCATGGAGGATTCCCAGCCCGGGCTGGCAGCCTCGGTCGGTGCACACCTCGCAACCGTGGTCGTCACCACCAACTACACCAGCCGGCAAGACTTCACAGGGGCCGCGATGGTACGACCGGGCTATGACGGCGCGGATCCGCTGACATACGAGACCTGCCAGACGGCCCACCGGGCATGGTGGTCGGCACGCCAGCCAGAGCGGTGA
- a CDS encoding HAD-IIA family hydrolase, producing the protein MTDPIDQTLAGQLWVLDLDGVVWRGSKEVDGSRDAIDRLQRAGATVVFATNNSTRTPEQVTARLAHLGIRSQGNIVTSSEAAASLLRPGERVMVIGEHGIADAAAKAGAVPTSGPCDTVLVGLSRHFDYETLRAAGHAIRDGARLVATNDDTTFPATDGRLDPGCGAIVAAIEAAGGRPAVVAGKPHQPIVDLIRRRWGTAPGVGVGDRPETDGLLAHALGLDFGLVLSGVTSEEALPVTPGPEHVVADLAGMVCRLLDHTTVE; encoded by the coding sequence ATGACGGACCCCATCGACCAGACTCTGGCCGGCCAGCTCTGGGTCTTGGACCTCGACGGCGTCGTGTGGCGTGGCAGCAAGGAGGTGGACGGCAGCCGTGACGCCATCGACCGGCTGCAGCGGGCCGGCGCAACCGTGGTGTTCGCCACCAACAACTCCACCAGGACCCCCGAGCAGGTCACCGCCCGGCTGGCGCACCTCGGCATCCGATCACAAGGCAACATCGTCACCTCCTCAGAGGCCGCCGCCTCCCTCCTACGCCCCGGAGAACGGGTGATGGTCATCGGCGAGCACGGGATCGCCGACGCCGCCGCCAAGGCGGGCGCGGTACCGACGTCCGGGCCCTGCGACACCGTCCTCGTCGGCCTCTCCCGCCACTTCGACTACGAAACCCTGCGGGCCGCCGGACATGCAATCCGGGACGGTGCCCGGCTCGTCGCCACCAACGACGACACGACGTTCCCGGCCACGGACGGCAGACTCGATCCGGGCTGCGGCGCCATCGTCGCCGCGATCGAGGCCGCAGGCGGCCGTCCTGCGGTCGTGGCCGGCAAGCCCCACCAGCCGATCGTGGACCTGATCCGCCGACGATGGGGAACGGCCCCCGGCGTCGGTGTGGGCGACCGGCCCGAGACCGACGGGCTGCTCGCCCACGCGTTGGGCCTGGACTTCGGGCTGGTCCTGTCCGGTGTGACGAGCGAGGAGGCCCTCCCCGTGACCCCGGGCCCGGAGCACGTGGTTGCGGACCTGGCCGGAATGGTCTGCCGTCTGCTCGATCACACGACGGTGGAGTAG
- the cbbX gene encoding CbbX protein, which produces MTADTTATDPQDTTVGHRDDRPPVDLAAAMADSGLQEVFDDLDRDLVGLAEIKTRVREIAALLLVDQARQDAGLTSRPPTLHMSFTGSPGTGKTTVAVRMAQILHRLGYVREGQVVTVTRDDLVGQYIGHTAPKTKDAIKRAMGGVLFIDEAYYLYRPENERDYGQEAVEILLQTMEDHRDDLVVILAGYADKMDAFFQASPGFRSRIGHHLTFPDYTVQELAAIADIMLADQNYRFNDDARQAFTDYLQRRVDQPQFANARSVRNALDRIRLRHANRLVTAGGKLGLDDLVTIEPSDILASRVFEPS; this is translated from the coding sequence GTGACCGCCGACACCACCGCCACCGACCCGCAGGACACAACCGTCGGGCATCGCGACGACCGGCCACCGGTCGACCTGGCCGCCGCCATGGCCGACTCCGGCTTGCAGGAGGTGTTCGACGACCTCGACCGGGACCTTGTCGGGCTGGCGGAGATCAAGACCCGAGTCCGCGAGATCGCCGCGCTCCTACTGGTCGACCAGGCGCGGCAGGACGCCGGGCTGACGTCACGACCACCCACACTCCACATGAGCTTCACCGGAAGCCCCGGCACCGGCAAGACCACCGTCGCGGTCCGCATGGCCCAGATACTTCACCGGCTCGGCTACGTCCGTGAGGGCCAGGTCGTCACCGTCACCCGCGACGACCTGGTCGGGCAGTACATCGGCCACACCGCCCCCAAGACCAAAGACGCCATCAAACGTGCCATGGGCGGCGTGCTGTTCATCGACGAGGCCTACTACCTGTACCGGCCCGAGAACGAGCGCGACTACGGCCAGGAGGCCGTGGAGATCCTGTTGCAGACCATGGAGGACCACCGCGACGACCTCGTCGTCATCCTCGCCGGCTACGCCGACAAGATGGACGCGTTCTTCCAGGCAAGCCCCGGCTTCCGCTCCCGGATCGGCCACCACCTCACCTTCCCCGACTACACCGTCCAGGAGCTGGCCGCCATCGCCGACATCATGCTGGCCGACCAGAACTACCGCTTCAACGACGATGCACGACAGGCCTTCACCGACTACCTCCAGCGGCGCGTGGACCAACCCCAGTTCGCCAACGCCCGATCGGTCCGCAACGCCCTCGACCGCATCCGGCTCCGTCACGCGAACCGCCTCGTCACCGCCGGCGGCAAGCTCGGCCTGGACGACCTGGTCACCATAGAACCCTCCGACATCCTCGCCAGCCGCGTCTTCGAGCCGTCCTGA
- a CDS encoding ribulose bisphosphate carboxylase small subunit, producing the protein MRLTQGTFSFLPDLTDDQIASQVKYCLDHGWAVGIEHTDDPHPRNTYWEMWQQPMFDLRDPAGVLMELTECRAVHPTDYIRIVGFDSSEGWETTRLSFIVNRPDDEPGFRLHRQEIDGRRIRYTSTAYATDDPPGRRYGTDGP; encoded by the coding sequence ATGCGACTCACCCAAGGCACGTTCTCCTTCCTCCCCGACCTCACCGACGACCAGATCGCCAGCCAGGTGAAGTACTGCTTGGACCACGGCTGGGCCGTCGGGATCGAGCACACCGACGACCCGCACCCCCGCAACACCTACTGGGAGATGTGGCAACAGCCGATGTTCGACCTCCGCGACCCCGCCGGTGTCCTGATGGAACTCACCGAGTGCCGTGCCGTGCACCCCACCGATTACATCCGCATCGTCGGGTTCGACAGCTCCGAGGGATGGGAGACCACCCGCCTGTCGTTCATCGTCAACCGGCCCGACGACGAACCCGGCTTCCGCCTCCACCGCCAGGAGATCGACGGCCGCCGCATCCGCTACACCTCCACCGCCTACGCCACCGACGACCCGCCCGGACGCCGCTACGGCACCGACGGCCCGTGA
- a CDS encoding ribulose-bisphosphate carboxylase large subunit, giving the protein MTTTQPDTRRYDAGVIPYKQMGYWDPDYEPADTDVLAVFRITPQPGVDPGEAAAAVAGESSTATWTVVWTDRLTDCERYRAKAYRLDPVPGSPDQYFAYIAYDIDLFEQGSITNLTASIIGNVFGFKAVKALRLEDMRIPVAYMKTFTGPPTGIVVERERLDKFGRPLLGATTKPKLGLSGKNYGRVVYEALCGGLDFVKDDENINSQPFMHWRDRFLYVMEAVNNASARTGEVKGHYLNVTAATMEDMYERAEFAKDLGSVIIMIDLVIGYTAAQSISKWARANDMILHLHRAGHSTYTRQKTHGVSFRVISKWMRMIGVDHIHAGTVVGKLEGDPNMVGGFYDVLRETHNPVNLERGIFFDQDWASLNKVMPVASGGIHAGQMHQLLHYLGEDVVLQFGGGTIGHPMGIRAGATANRVALETMIMARNEGRDYLAEGPQILREAAKTCRPLEAALDTWKDITFDYTSTDTPDFVPTPTPS; this is encoded by the coding sequence ATGACCACCACCCAACCCGACACCCGGCGCTACGACGCCGGGGTCATCCCCTACAAGCAGATGGGCTACTGGGACCCCGACTACGAACCGGCCGACACCGACGTGCTGGCGGTCTTCCGGATCACCCCCCAGCCGGGGGTCGACCCCGGCGAGGCCGCCGCGGCGGTCGCGGGTGAGTCATCGACCGCCACCTGGACGGTGGTGTGGACCGACCGGCTGACCGACTGCGAGCGGTATCGGGCCAAGGCCTACCGGCTGGACCCGGTGCCCGGCAGCCCCGACCAGTACTTCGCCTACATCGCCTACGACATCGACCTGTTCGAGCAGGGCTCGATCACCAACCTTACCGCCTCGATCATCGGCAACGTGTTCGGGTTCAAAGCCGTCAAGGCACTGCGCCTGGAAGACATGCGCATCCCCGTCGCGTACATGAAGACGTTCACCGGGCCGCCGACCGGGATCGTGGTCGAACGCGAACGGCTGGACAAGTTCGGCCGACCACTGCTCGGCGCCACCACCAAGCCCAAGCTCGGCCTGTCGGGCAAGAACTACGGCCGCGTCGTGTACGAGGCGCTGTGCGGCGGCCTGGACTTCGTCAAGGACGACGAGAACATCAACTCCCAGCCGTTCATGCACTGGCGCGACCGGTTCCTGTACGTGATGGAGGCCGTCAACAACGCCTCCGCCCGCACCGGGGAGGTCAAGGGCCACTACCTCAACGTGACCGCCGCCACCATGGAGGACATGTACGAGCGGGCCGAGTTCGCCAAGGACCTCGGGTCGGTCATCATCATGATCGACCTGGTCATCGGCTACACCGCCGCCCAGTCGATCTCGAAGTGGGCCCGCGCCAACGACATGATCTTGCACCTGCACCGGGCCGGGCACTCCACCTACACCCGCCAGAAGACCCACGGGGTCAGCTTCCGCGTCATCAGCAAGTGGATGCGGATGATCGGGGTGGACCACATCCACGCCGGCACCGTCGTCGGCAAGCTCGAGGGCGACCCCAACATGGTCGGCGGGTTCTACGACGTGCTCCGGGAGACCCACAACCCCGTCAACCTCGAACGGGGCATCTTCTTCGACCAGGACTGGGCGTCGCTCAACAAGGTCATGCCCGTCGCCTCCGGCGGGATCCACGCCGGGCAGATGCACCAGCTGCTGCACTACCTCGGCGAGGACGTCGTGTTGCAGTTCGGCGGCGGCACCATCGGCCACCCCATGGGCATCCGAGCCGGCGCGACCGCCAACCGCGTGGCCCTGGAGACCATGATCATGGCCCGCAACGAGGGCAGGGACTACCTGGCCGAAGGCCCACAGATCCTCCGGGAGGCCGCCAAGACCTGCCGGCCGCTGGAAGCCGCGCTGGACACCTGGAAGGACATCACCTTCGACTACACCTCCACCGACACCCCCGACTTCGTCCCGACCCCGACCCCCTCCTAG
- a CDS encoding LysR family transcriptional regulator, whose translation MTLNQLRVFVALADTGSARATAERLFVTQPAVSAALRNLQDELGVALVEPDGRGLRLTAAGRQFAERTRLALGILDQATRAATDHARPEAGLVRVVAVTTASEHVLARSLAMFHARHPEVEVSLDVGTRDEVWAMMDRRAADVALAGRPPAGTSLRVRAVAPNALVLVAAPSVAPTNPRTLVDLAAMTFLLREAGSGTRATLEGLLETHELDPTTLTLGSNGAVVAGAVAGLGVTLLSRSAVERELADGTLVELPTDVTPLDRPWHAVTHADAPPTAELFITDLLTDDASTPFRRP comes from the coding sequence GTGACCCTGAACCAACTCCGCGTCTTCGTCGCACTGGCCGACACCGGCTCGGCACGCGCCACCGCCGAACGGCTCTTCGTCACCCAGCCAGCCGTCTCCGCCGCCCTGCGAAACCTGCAGGACGAGCTCGGCGTTGCCCTGGTCGAACCAGACGGGCGCGGGCTACGACTGACCGCAGCCGGCCGCCAGTTCGCCGAACGGACCCGGCTGGCGCTCGGGATCCTCGACCAGGCAACGCGTGCCGCCACCGACCACGCCAGACCCGAGGCCGGCCTCGTCCGCGTCGTCGCGGTCACCACCGCCAGCGAGCACGTGCTCGCCCGATCCCTGGCCATGTTCCACGCCCGTCACCCCGAGGTCGAGGTCTCCCTTGACGTCGGGACCCGCGACGAGGTCTGGGCGATGATGGACCGACGCGCCGCCGACGTCGCCCTTGCGGGGCGGCCCCCGGCCGGCACGTCGCTGCGGGTCCGGGCGGTGGCCCCAAACGCCCTGGTCCTCGTCGCCGCCCCGTCGGTGGCCCCGACCAATCCGCGGACACTCGTGGACCTGGCCGCGATGACGTTCCTGCTTCGAGAAGCCGGCTCGGGGACCAGAGCCACACTCGAGGGGCTGCTGGAGACCCACGAGCTCGACCCGACCACGCTCACCCTGGGGTCCAACGGGGCCGTCGTCGCCGGAGCGGTCGCCGGGTTGGGGGTGACACTGCTGTCCCGTTCCGCCGTCGAACGCGAGCTCGCCGATGGGACGCTCGTGGAACTCCCCACCGACGTCACGCCACTGGACCGGCCCTGGCACGCCGTCACCCACGCCGACGCCCCTCCCACGGCGGAGCTGTTCATCACCGACCTCCTCACCGACGACGCCTCCACCCCGTTCCGACGGCCCTGA
- a CDS encoding phosphoribulokinase, translated as MPDKAVRIRQASTNGQARPRLLAIAGDSAAGKTTLSRGLVEAIGEDRATVICVDDYHRYDRAERKGMTITPLHPDCNYVQVMEQHLQLLAIGQPILKPVYDHATGELVRPELVEPKEIVIVEGLLPLHTRLSRACFDVSVYLSPPEDIRKGWKVHRDTTQRGYTEDQVLDALRRREPESEAYIRPQRSHADIVVTFAPIEGRDDPPGTPLSATLLLRPTIPHPDFGRMQSPGDAAGEPAMHLKLMRDDDGRPVDALHIHGHAPPEDTRALKKLVWEDLGRDEPLPDSLGRIGSDFTSEPLALTQLILLHHLLRSFE; from the coding sequence ATGCCTGACAAGGCGGTCAGGATCCGTCAAGCGTCCACCAACGGGCAGGCCCGCCCACGACTGCTCGCGATCGCCGGTGACAGCGCCGCGGGCAAGACGACACTGTCACGCGGGCTGGTGGAAGCCATCGGCGAGGACCGGGCGACGGTCATCTGCGTGGACGACTACCACCGCTACGACCGTGCCGAGCGCAAGGGGATGACCATCACCCCGCTCCACCCCGACTGCAACTACGTCCAGGTCATGGAGCAGCACCTGCAGCTGCTGGCGATCGGCCAACCCATCCTCAAACCCGTCTACGACCACGCCACCGGCGAGCTGGTCCGTCCCGAACTGGTCGAGCCCAAGGAGATCGTCATCGTGGAGGGCCTCCTGCCCCTGCACACGCGGCTGTCCCGCGCTTGCTTCGACGTCTCCGTGTACCTCTCGCCCCCCGAAGACATTCGCAAGGGCTGGAAGGTCCATCGCGACACCACCCAGCGCGGCTACACCGAGGACCAGGTCCTGGACGCCCTCAGACGACGGGAACCGGAGTCCGAGGCCTACATCCGCCCGCAGCGCAGCCACGCCGACATCGTCGTCACCTTCGCTCCGATCGAGGGGCGTGACGACCCGCCTGGCACGCCTCTGTCAGCCACCCTGCTGCTCCGCCCGACCATCCCCCACCCCGACTTCGGCAGGATGCAGTCGCCGGGCGACGCGGCCGGCGAACCGGCCATGCACCTCAAGCTCATGCGTGACGACGACGGCCGGCCCGTCGACGCGCTGCACATCCACGGCCATGCCCCGCCGGAGGACACCCGCGCGCTGAAGAAGCTCGTGTGGGAGGACCTGGGCAGGGACGAACCACTACCCGACAGCCTGGGCCGGATCGGCAGCGACTTCACCAGCGAGCCTCTGGCGCTGACCCAGCTGATCCTCCTCCACCACCTGCTGCGGAGCTTCGAATGA
- the tkt gene encoding transketolase, with translation MTAPTTAVPAKTGSAQQDTLAIRTLRLLAADAVEAASSGHPGLPMGMAPAAWVLWSRTLRFDPAEPDWPDRDRFVLSAGHGSALLYGLLHLCGFDLPLDELRRFRQIDSRTPGHPEHGLTPGVEMTTGPLGQGIATAVGMALAERLLAATYNDEDGTVVDHRTFVLASDGDLMEGISHEAASLAGHLGLGRLIVLYDDNEITIDGRTDIACSDDTDTRFAAYGWHVATVEDGNDTEAIHAAVQAAVAEPDRPSLIRIRTTIGYGAPDVEGTPAAHGAPLGADQLARAKQRLGGDPDQSFHVPAPLIGVRDRLVAAGRRRRQDWEARHAAWGTRNPSAASQWRRTMSGSLPDGLTDAVPTFEPGTRMATRSAFGAVLRATSAVMPELVGGSADLAASTKTGTSDTTDVTREDHRGRRLHFGVREHAMAAACNGIALHGGLRPYGATFAVFSDYARPAIRLSALMGQPVIHVFTHDSIAVGEDGPTHQPVEQLTALRLIPDLAVLRPADANETAAAWEVALNRTDGPTALFLTRQDLPVLDAAPRGAVGQDGAWTVHDSATRPDVVLIATGSEVALAIEAAARLAADPDPLAARVVSMPWREQFLRQPGHRHDRLLPPGVPRVAIEAGVREGWDRIVGDAGAVLALDRFGLSAPGPEVQQRLGLTEDAVVAAARAVVAARAAARTADPTPSPTTTGVAHA, from the coding sequence ATGACTGCCCCGACGACCGCCGTGCCAGCCAAGACCGGCTCGGCCCAGCAGGACACGCTGGCCATCCGGACGCTGCGACTGCTGGCCGCAGATGCCGTGGAGGCCGCCAGCAGCGGCCACCCCGGTCTGCCAATGGGCATGGCCCCGGCCGCCTGGGTGTTGTGGTCCAGGACGCTTCGGTTTGACCCCGCCGAGCCCGACTGGCCGGACCGGGATCGGTTCGTGCTGTCCGCAGGACACGGCTCGGCGCTGCTGTACGGCCTGCTTCACCTCTGCGGGTTCGACCTGCCGCTGGACGAGCTGCGCAGGTTCCGCCAGATCGATTCCCGCACGCCTGGCCACCCCGAGCACGGCCTCACACCGGGTGTGGAGATGACCACCGGCCCGCTCGGACAGGGCATCGCCACCGCGGTCGGCATGGCGCTGGCCGAACGGCTCCTGGCGGCCACGTACAACGACGAGGACGGCACCGTCGTTGACCACCGCACGTTCGTGCTCGCCTCCGACGGCGACCTGATGGAGGGCATCAGCCACGAGGCGGCGTCCCTGGCCGGACATCTGGGCCTTGGACGGCTCATCGTGTTGTACGACGACAACGAGATCACCATCGACGGGCGCACCGACATCGCGTGCAGCGACGACACCGACACGCGGTTCGCCGCCTACGGCTGGCACGTCGCCACCGTGGAGGACGGCAACGACACCGAAGCGATCCATGCCGCCGTCCAGGCTGCGGTCGCCGAGCCGGACCGGCCCAGCCTGATCCGGATCCGCACGACGATCGGCTACGGCGCTCCCGACGTGGAGGGCACCCCCGCAGCCCATGGGGCCCCGCTCGGGGCCGACCAGCTGGCACGGGCCAAGCAACGGCTCGGCGGCGACCCCGACCAGTCGTTCCACGTCCCCGCACCGCTGATCGGTGTTCGCGACCGGCTCGTCGCGGCCGGACGGCGCCGCCGGCAGGACTGGGAGGCCCGCCATGCGGCATGGGGCACCCGGAACCCCTCCGCAGCCTCACAGTGGCGGCGAACGATGAGCGGGTCGCTGCCCGACGGGCTCACCGACGCGGTTCCGACGTTCGAACCCGGCACACGGATGGCGACGCGCAGCGCGTTCGGTGCGGTGCTCAGGGCCACCTCGGCGGTGATGCCCGAGCTGGTCGGCGGATCCGCGGACCTTGCCGCATCCACCAAGACCGGGACGTCCGACACCACCGACGTCACCCGCGAGGACCACCGTGGCCGCCGACTCCACTTCGGTGTCCGCGAGCACGCCATGGCCGCGGCCTGCAACGGCATCGCGCTCCACGGCGGCCTGCGACCCTACGGCGCCACCTTCGCGGTGTTCTCCGACTACGCCCGCCCCGCGATCCGGCTGTCGGCGCTGATGGGCCAGCCCGTCATCCACGTGTTCACCCACGACTCCATCGCCGTTGGCGAGGACGGACCCACACATCAGCCCGTCGAACAGCTCACCGCCCTGCGGCTCATCCCGGACCTGGCAGTGCTGCGGCCGGCCGACGCCAACGAGACCGCCGCCGCCTGGGAGGTGGCGCTGAACCGCACCGACGGACCGACCGCGTTGTTCCTCACCAGGCAGGACCTGCCGGTGCTCGACGCTGCACCCCGCGGCGCGGTGGGCCAGGACGGCGCCTGGACCGTCCACGACAGCGCCACCCGGCCCGACGTCGTCCTGATCGCCACCGGTTCGGAGGTCGCACTGGCCATCGAAGCCGCCGCACGGTTGGCCGCCGACCCCGACCCGTTGGCCGCCCGTGTCGTGTCGATGCCCTGGCGGGAGCAGTTCCTCCGCCAGCCCGGCCATCGACACGACCGGCTGCTGCCACCGGGCGTGCCACGGGTCGCCATCGAAGCCGGGGTCCGTGAGGGCTGGGACCGGATCGTCGGCGATGCCGGGGCGGTCCTCGCACTGGACCGGTTCGGACTGTCAGCCCCCGGCCCGGAGGTCCAACAGCGTCTCGGCCTCACCGAGGACGCCGTGGTGGCCGCCGCCCGAGCCGTCGTGGCCGCCCGAGCAGCCGCACGAACGGCCGACCCGACCCCCTCGCCCACCACGACAGGAGTAGCCCATGCCTGA
- a CDS encoding cyclic nucleotide-binding/CBS domain-containing protein encodes MTVGELATGDVVTAEPTDTLRDAAKRMDAAGVGSVVVLDDGALVGILTERDLLRSVAASEDPDTTPVQQRMTSPVVTVGPDWEVYEAAAEMGDHRIRHLVVTEDGRVVGILSVRDVLLAGQRVPLTGGGWVVLRDPLTFTVRERRRLQKCLLSVEPGPTDQIGVDELIPLIVGAWSLAVAVPAGTAGLSALAAADLDLLRAAVRDELPHLQRSVQPAPGWRRWD; translated from the coding sequence ATGACGGTCGGGGAGCTGGCCACCGGCGACGTGGTGACCGCCGAGCCGACCGACACGCTCCGCGATGCCGCGAAGCGGATGGACGCCGCCGGGGTCGGATCGGTTGTCGTGCTCGACGACGGCGCCCTGGTCGGCATCCTCACCGAACGCGACCTGCTGCGTTCCGTCGCTGCATCCGAGGACCCCGACACCACCCCGGTTCAGCAGCGGATGACCTCGCCGGTGGTGACCGTCGGGCCCGATTGGGAGGTCTATGAGGCGGCGGCGGAGATGGGCGACCACAGGATCCGTCACCTCGTGGTCACCGAGGACGGACGGGTTGTGGGAATCCTGTCGGTCCGCGATGTCCTGTTGGCCGGCCAACGCGTGCCGCTGACCGGTGGCGGCTGGGTCGTCCTGCGTGACCCCCTGACGTTCACCGTCAGGGAACGCCGACGCCTCCAGAAGTGCCTGTTGTCGGTGGAACCCGGACCGACCGACCAGATCGGCGTCGATGAGCTCATCCCCCTGATCGTCGGTGCGTGGTCGCTGGCCGTCGCCGTTCCCGCGGGCACCGCGGGCCTGTCAGCCCTCGCGGCGGCCGACCTGGACCTGCTCCGCGCCGCGGTCCGCGACGAACTCCCCCATCTCCAACGGTCGGTGCAGCCCGCGCCCGGCTGGCGGCGATGGGACTGA
- a CDS encoding NADH-ubiquinone oxidoreductase-F iron-sulfur binding region domain-containing protein has translation MQTERFEGPLVPCATDDLAAYLAAGGGRGVAAATARHPTEVIGMLSDAGLRGRGGAWFPTARKWASVADSLCQTRYVVCNAAEGEPGTFKDRWLLRTAPYAVIEGLVIAAHAVTADVAYIALKERFVTERDRVEAAIAEMSAAGLLDGAAVRVAVGPDEYLFGEEKAMLEVIEGRPALPRILPPYQVGLFAKPGSPNPTVVNNAETLANVTRILADGVEAFRSLGTPDSPGSMLFTVCGDVNRPGVYELPLGTPLRTLIDRCAGGTRSGRRVKAVFPGASSGVLTADRLDVPLSFEAMSAAGSGLGSGGFVVYDTSTCMVEAAAVFTAFLRDGSCGQCPACGQGTIRIAETVERLEAGTGQADVIGALADRSRSVTGGSRCGLPKGVSALVDSLIDCFEEEFLGHAAGPCEAHRALAVPVIADMDRVTGRVRYATAGLEPAR, from the coding sequence ATGCAGACAGAGCGTTTCGAGGGGCCGTTGGTTCCCTGTGCCACCGACGACCTCGCCGCTTACCTGGCGGCCGGCGGTGGGCGCGGCGTTGCCGCAGCGACGGCACGGCACCCGACGGAGGTGATCGGCATGCTGTCCGACGCCGGACTGCGCGGCCGAGGTGGTGCCTGGTTCCCGACGGCACGCAAGTGGGCCAGCGTGGCCGACAGCCTGTGCCAGACCCGCTATGTGGTGTGCAACGCCGCAGAGGGCGAACCAGGCACGTTCAAGGACCGCTGGTTGCTGCGGACCGCCCCGTACGCCGTCATCGAGGGTCTGGTTATCGCGGCCCACGCCGTCACCGCCGACGTGGCCTACATCGCCCTCAAGGAGCGGTTCGTCACCGAACGCGATCGTGTCGAGGCAGCGATCGCGGAGATGTCGGCTGCAGGTCTGCTGGACGGGGCGGCCGTGCGGGTCGCTGTCGGCCCCGACGAGTACCTGTTCGGTGAGGAGAAGGCGATGCTTGAGGTCATCGAGGGCCGGCCGGCGCTGCCCCGGATCCTGCCGCCCTACCAGGTCGGCCTGTTCGCCAAGCCCGGCTCACCCAACCCGACGGTGGTCAACAACGCCGAGACGCTGGCCAACGTGACCCGCATCCTGGCCGACGGCGTCGAGGCGTTCCGGTCCCTCGGGACCCCCGACAGTCCTGGCAGCATGCTGTTCACGGTGTGCGGCGACGTCAACAGGCCAGGCGTGTACGAACTGCCGCTGGGCACGCCGCTGCGGACGTTGATCGACCGGTGTGCGGGTGGCACCCGGTCGGGACGTCGGGTCAAGGCGGTGTTCCCCGGCGCGTCCAGCGGGGTGCTCACCGCCGACCGGCTCGACGTGCCGTTGTCGTTCGAGGCGATGTCGGCCGCCGGGTCGGGCCTGGGGTCGGGCGGGTTCGTCGTCTACGACACCTCCACGTGCATGGTGGAGGCCGCGGCGGTGTTCACCGCGTTCCTGCGCGACGGTTCGTGCGGGCAGTGCCCCGCCTGCGGGCAGGGCACGATCCGTATCGCCGAGACCGTCGAACGGCTCGAAGCCGGAACCGGGCAGGCCGACGTGATCGGAGCATTGGCCGACCGGTCCCGCAGCGTGACCGGCGGCAGCCGCTGCGGGCTTCCCAAAGGCGTGTCGGCGTTGGTGGACAGCCTCATCGACTGCTTCGAGGAGGAGTTCCTGGGCCATGCCGCCGGGCCGTGCGAGGCCCATCGGGCCCTGGCCGTTCCGGTCATCGCCGACATGGACCGGGTGACCGGCCGGGTCAGGTACGCCACAGCCGGACTGGAGCCGGCCCGATGA